The following are from one region of the Haliaeetus albicilla chromosome 24, bHalAlb1.1, whole genome shotgun sequence genome:
- the LOC138681775 gene encoding acylamino-acid-releasing enzyme-like isoform X1 gives MLRDRALAPGYGFKRGPADEPVSPGRSGRWGTGGGGTPAGAKRGPEPRGLRQLRFPRPPGGAATRAVARAPQPMGGEARRGPRPSFPEVPALAPPPPRRHDMEPPVLSSTEEIVELYRELSRHPGLSAACLGPDITTQYGGKYCSLYTEWSQRDLARAENVKFCRQYLIFHDGVSVVYSGPAGTCSEIKDELLSRESPSGALKAVLRKVPGKEKEKEKQFLEVWDQNRKVKSIDLTALDKHGSVYDDDQFGCLAWSHSETHLLYVAEKKRPKAESFFQSKAPELGASDEDTGHPKKEDAPLKGEQFVYHEDWGEALSTRSVPVLCALDIEGSSVSVLEGVPEHLSPGQAFWSPGDTGVVFVGWWHEPFRLGLLHCTNRRSALFYVDLTGGRCELLSEDTRAVWSPRLSPDRCRIVYLENDALGPHQQCSRLRMYDWYTKHTSTVLEAVPRQAWGAFPGIYCGALPGLCWAADSRRLVLDTAQRSQQDVFVVDTVTGTTTSLTADAPQGSWSVLTIDRDLLVARFSTPSCPPTLKVAMLPDTGREAQVRWVCLQDAPPVPGISWGIRTLRPPPEQEHPQYGECPGGLGQPLPPLLSSDPPTHPTSTGGLDFDAILLRPSEGPAAQKPPLVVMPHGGPHSVFTAGWMLYPAALCRMGFAVLLVNYRGSLGFGQDSVASLPGNVGTQDVHDVQLCVERVLQEESLDAGRVALVGGSHGGFLACHLLGQFPDTYHACVVRNPVVNIASMVATTDIPDWCLTETGLPYTPDALPDPAQWTEMLRKSPMCYVDQVRTPVLLLLGEDDRRVPPKQGLEYYRALKARGVLTRLLWYPGNNHALAGVEAEADGFMNMALWLLKHLRC, from the exons ATGCTGCGGGACCGGGCCCTGGCCCCTGGCTACGGCTTCAAACGGGGGCCCGCGGATGAACCGGTGTCTCCGGGCCGGAGCGGCCGCTGGGGGaccgggggaggggggacccCGGCCGGGGCGAAGCGCGGACCCGAACCTCGAGGCCTCCGGCAGCTGCGCTTCCCGCGGCCACCAGGGGGCGCCGCAACGAGGGCGGTGGCCCGAGCGCCACAGCCAATGGGAGGTGAGGCACGCCGTGGGCCCCGCCCCTCCTTCCCGGAAGTGCCGGCGCTGGcaccgcccccgccccgccgccacGACATGGAGCCGCCG GTGCTGTCGAGCACGGAGGAGATAGTGGAGCTGTACCGGGAGCTGAGCCGGCACCCTGGGCTCAGCGCCGCCTGCCTCGGCCCCGACATCACCACCCAGTATGGGGGCAAGTACTGCAGCCTCTACACCG AGTGGTCACAGCGGGACCTGGCGCGGGCCGAGAACGTCAAGTTCTGCCGTCAGTACCTGATCTTCCATGATGGGGTCTCCGTCGTCTACTCGGGACCTGCCGGCACCTGCTCCGAGATCAAGGACGA GCTGCTGAGCCGGGAGTCCCCCAGCGGGGCGCTGAAGGCTGTCCTGCGCAAGGTCCCCggcaaggagaaggagaaggagaagcagttcctggag GTCTGGGATCAGAACCGCAAGGTGAAGAGCATCGACCTGACAGCGCTGGACAAGCACGGCAGCGTCTACGACGATG ACCAGTTTGGCTGCCTGGCCTGGTCACACTCGGAGACCCACCTGCTCTACGTGGCAGAGAAGAAGCGTCCCAAGGCTGAGTCGTTCTTCCAGAGCAAAGCTCCCGAGCTGGGTGCTTCCGACGAGGACACGGGGCACCCCAAGAAGGAGGATGCACCCCTTAAG GGCGAGCAGTTCGTGTACCATGAGGACTGGGGGGAGGCGCTGAGCACCCGCAGCGTGCCCGTCCTCTGCGCCCTGGACATCGAGGGCAGCAGCGTCTCAGTGCTGGAGGGCGTCCCGGAGCACCTCTCTCCCGGCCAG gCTTTCTGGTCCCCTGGTGACACCGGTGTGGTGTTTGTGGGCTGGTGGCATGAGCCCTTCCgcctggggctgctgcactGCACCAACCGCCG GTCAGCACTCTTCTACGTGGACCTGACGGGTGGGAGATGCG agctgctctctgagGACACCAGGGCCGTGTGGTCCCCCCGGCTCAGCCCTGACCGCTGCCGCATCGTCTACCTGGAGAACGACGCCCTGGGACCCCACCAGCAGTGCAGCCGCCTCCGCATG TACGACTGGTACACCAAGCACACCAGCACAGTGCTGGAGGCCGTGCCACGGCAGGCATGGG GCGCCTTCCCGGGTATCTACTGCGGCGCTCTGCCGGGGCTGTGCTGGGCGGCCGACAGCCGCAGGCTCGTGCTGGATACGGCCCAGCGCAGCCAGCAG GACGTGTTCGTGGTGGACACGGTGACGGGCACCACAACCTCGCTGACGGCCG acGCCCCCCAGGGAAGCTGGTCTGTCCTCACCATCGACCGGGACCTCTTGGTGGCCAGGTTCTCCACCCCTAGCTGCCCCCCGACGCTG AAAGTGGCCATGCTGCCTGACACCGGCCGGGAGGCACAGGTGCGGTGGGTCTGCCTGCAGGATGCCCCCCCCGTGCCTGGCATCAGCTGGGGCATCCGCACCCTGCGGCCCCCACCAGAACAGGAGCACCCTCAGTACGGTGAGTGCCCGGGGGGGCTGGGCCAGCCTCTGCCACCTCTGCTGAGCTCtgacccccccacacaccccacctCCACAGGGGGCCTGGACTTCGATGCCATCCTCCTGCGCCCAAGCGAGGGCCCCGCTGCCCAGAAGCCCCCCTTGGTTGTGATGCCCCATG GAGGTCCCCACTCTGTCTTCACGGCCGGGTGGATGCTGTACCCGGCAGCGCTCTGCCGCATGGGCTTCGCCGTGCTGCTGG TGAATTACCGCGGCTCACTGGGCTTCGGCCAGGATAGCGTGGCCTCCCTGCCAGGCAACGTGGGCACGCAGGACGTGCATGACGTGCAG CTCTGCGTGGAGCGGGTGTTGCAAGAGGAGTCACTGGATGCCGGACGGGTGGCACTGGTGGGCGGCTCGCACGGGGGTTTCCTAGCATGCCACCTCCTCGGCCAGTTCCCCGACACCTACCACGCCTGCGTGGTCCGCAACCCTGTGGTGAACATCGCCTCCATGGTGGCCACCACCGACATCCCCGACTG GTGCCTGACGGAGACGGGGCTGCCCTACACGCCTGACGCCCTGCCGGACCCGGCCCAGTGGACGGAGATGCTGCGCAAGTCTCCTATGTGCTACGTCGACCAG GTCCGCACAcccgtgctgctgctgctgggggaggaCGACCGGCGCGTGCCCCCCAAGCAGGGGCTGGAGTATTATCGTGCCCTCAAGGCCCGGGGGGTCCTCACACG gcTGCTCTGGTACCCGGGGAACAACCACGCACTGGCTGGCGTCGAGGCCGAAGCCGACGGCTTCATGAACATGGCGCTGTGGCTGCTCAAGCACCTGCGGTGCTAA
- the LOC138681775 gene encoding acylamino-acid-releasing enzyme-like isoform X2 has protein sequence MLRDRALAPGYGFKRGPADEPVSPGRSGRWGTGGGGTPAGAKRGPEPRGLRQLRFPRPPGGAATRAVARAPQPMGGEARRGPRPSFPEVPALAPPPPRRHDMEPPVLSSTEEIVELYRELSRHPGLSAACLGPDITTQYGGKYCSLYTEWSQRDLARAENVKFCRQYLIFHDGVSVVYSGPAGTCSEIKDELLSRESPSGALKAVLRKVPGKEKEKEKQFLEVWDQNRKVKSIDLTALDKHGSVYDDDQFGCLAWSHSETHLLYVAEKKRPKAESFFQSKAPELGASDEDTGHPKKEDAPLKGEQFVYHEDWGEALSTRSVPVLCALDIEGSSVSVLEGVPEHLSPGQAFWSPGDTGVVFVGWWHEPFRLGLLHCTNRRSALFYVDLTGGRCELLSEDTRAVWSPRLSPDRCRIVYLENDALGPHQQCSRLRMYDWYTKHTSTVLEAVPRQAWGAFPGIYCGALPGLCWAADSRRLVLDTAQRSQQDVFVVDTVTGTTTSLTADAPQGSWSVLTIDRDLLVARFSTPSCPPTLKVAMLPDTGREAQVRWVCLQDAPPVPGISWGIRTLRPPPEQEHPQYGGLDFDAILLRPSEGPAAQKPPLVVMPHGGPHSVFTAGWMLYPAALCRMGFAVLLVNYRGSLGFGQDSVASLPGNVGTQDVHDVQLCVERVLQEESLDAGRVALVGGSHGGFLACHLLGQFPDTYHACVVRNPVVNIASMVATTDIPDWCLTETGLPYTPDALPDPAQWTEMLRKSPMCYVDQVRTPVLLLLGEDDRRVPPKQGLEYYRALKARGVLTRLLWYPGNNHALAGVEAEADGFMNMALWLLKHLRC, from the exons ATGCTGCGGGACCGGGCCCTGGCCCCTGGCTACGGCTTCAAACGGGGGCCCGCGGATGAACCGGTGTCTCCGGGCCGGAGCGGCCGCTGGGGGaccgggggaggggggacccCGGCCGGGGCGAAGCGCGGACCCGAACCTCGAGGCCTCCGGCAGCTGCGCTTCCCGCGGCCACCAGGGGGCGCCGCAACGAGGGCGGTGGCCCGAGCGCCACAGCCAATGGGAGGTGAGGCACGCCGTGGGCCCCGCCCCTCCTTCCCGGAAGTGCCGGCGCTGGcaccgcccccgccccgccgccacGACATGGAGCCGCCG GTGCTGTCGAGCACGGAGGAGATAGTGGAGCTGTACCGGGAGCTGAGCCGGCACCCTGGGCTCAGCGCCGCCTGCCTCGGCCCCGACATCACCACCCAGTATGGGGGCAAGTACTGCAGCCTCTACACCG AGTGGTCACAGCGGGACCTGGCGCGGGCCGAGAACGTCAAGTTCTGCCGTCAGTACCTGATCTTCCATGATGGGGTCTCCGTCGTCTACTCGGGACCTGCCGGCACCTGCTCCGAGATCAAGGACGA GCTGCTGAGCCGGGAGTCCCCCAGCGGGGCGCTGAAGGCTGTCCTGCGCAAGGTCCCCggcaaggagaaggagaaggagaagcagttcctggag GTCTGGGATCAGAACCGCAAGGTGAAGAGCATCGACCTGACAGCGCTGGACAAGCACGGCAGCGTCTACGACGATG ACCAGTTTGGCTGCCTGGCCTGGTCACACTCGGAGACCCACCTGCTCTACGTGGCAGAGAAGAAGCGTCCCAAGGCTGAGTCGTTCTTCCAGAGCAAAGCTCCCGAGCTGGGTGCTTCCGACGAGGACACGGGGCACCCCAAGAAGGAGGATGCACCCCTTAAG GGCGAGCAGTTCGTGTACCATGAGGACTGGGGGGAGGCGCTGAGCACCCGCAGCGTGCCCGTCCTCTGCGCCCTGGACATCGAGGGCAGCAGCGTCTCAGTGCTGGAGGGCGTCCCGGAGCACCTCTCTCCCGGCCAG gCTTTCTGGTCCCCTGGTGACACCGGTGTGGTGTTTGTGGGCTGGTGGCATGAGCCCTTCCgcctggggctgctgcactGCACCAACCGCCG GTCAGCACTCTTCTACGTGGACCTGACGGGTGGGAGATGCG agctgctctctgagGACACCAGGGCCGTGTGGTCCCCCCGGCTCAGCCCTGACCGCTGCCGCATCGTCTACCTGGAGAACGACGCCCTGGGACCCCACCAGCAGTGCAGCCGCCTCCGCATG TACGACTGGTACACCAAGCACACCAGCACAGTGCTGGAGGCCGTGCCACGGCAGGCATGGG GCGCCTTCCCGGGTATCTACTGCGGCGCTCTGCCGGGGCTGTGCTGGGCGGCCGACAGCCGCAGGCTCGTGCTGGATACGGCCCAGCGCAGCCAGCAG GACGTGTTCGTGGTGGACACGGTGACGGGCACCACAACCTCGCTGACGGCCG acGCCCCCCAGGGAAGCTGGTCTGTCCTCACCATCGACCGGGACCTCTTGGTGGCCAGGTTCTCCACCCCTAGCTGCCCCCCGACGCTG AAAGTGGCCATGCTGCCTGACACCGGCCGGGAGGCACAGGTGCGGTGGGTCTGCCTGCAGGATGCCCCCCCCGTGCCTGGCATCAGCTGGGGCATCCGCACCCTGCGGCCCCCACCAGAACAGGAGCACCCTCAGTACG GGGGCCTGGACTTCGATGCCATCCTCCTGCGCCCAAGCGAGGGCCCCGCTGCCCAGAAGCCCCCCTTGGTTGTGATGCCCCATG GAGGTCCCCACTCTGTCTTCACGGCCGGGTGGATGCTGTACCCGGCAGCGCTCTGCCGCATGGGCTTCGCCGTGCTGCTGG TGAATTACCGCGGCTCACTGGGCTTCGGCCAGGATAGCGTGGCCTCCCTGCCAGGCAACGTGGGCACGCAGGACGTGCATGACGTGCAG CTCTGCGTGGAGCGGGTGTTGCAAGAGGAGTCACTGGATGCCGGACGGGTGGCACTGGTGGGCGGCTCGCACGGGGGTTTCCTAGCATGCCACCTCCTCGGCCAGTTCCCCGACACCTACCACGCCTGCGTGGTCCGCAACCCTGTGGTGAACATCGCCTCCATGGTGGCCACCACCGACATCCCCGACTG GTGCCTGACGGAGACGGGGCTGCCCTACACGCCTGACGCCCTGCCGGACCCGGCCCAGTGGACGGAGATGCTGCGCAAGTCTCCTATGTGCTACGTCGACCAG GTCCGCACAcccgtgctgctgctgctgggggaggaCGACCGGCGCGTGCCCCCCAAGCAGGGGCTGGAGTATTATCGTGCCCTCAAGGCCCGGGGGGTCCTCACACG gcTGCTCTGGTACCCGGGGAACAACCACGCACTGGCTGGCGTCGAGGCCGAAGCCGACGGCTTCATGAACATGGCGCTGTGGCTGCTCAAGCACCTGCGGTGCTAA
- the LOC138681776 gene encoding acylamino-acid-releasing enzyme-like isoform X1, with protein MRRATAEGERRPATPGALGSAGQLEGWRQLAHALAACPLPSGRRRRPGTAEQGPMASGTERGAEAASGPAACYRELSRFPAITRAALGAAAGGQTFLLYTECSRPDLPRRRLLRFSRHYSLRRTGSGDLAVSRAALSAEIHNQLLSQDSPTGQHRAVLSRCPRRGHELLEVWGSSGRSHSVDLTALGKHGEVYTEGPFACLAWSHSETRLLYVAEKCRPKPRPPCPWDVPGAARPAEEDEEEEFVYHEDWGEALSTRSVPVLCALDLEGSSLSVLEGVPEHLSPGQALWSPDDRGVVFVGWWHEPFRLGLSACSNRRSGIFYLDLAGGRCELLSAEHGAACSPRLSPDGRRLLYLEGGLGGPHRQCLRLRMGGEWARPPIPLPQFPRWGMSLTTGSPQLTWQTRQTVTVLDVVQESTEAFTGLYGEALPPRCWAADSRRAVLGTPQRSRTDLLLVDTEAATVTNLTAGSPEGCWELLTLQWDLLVATCSAPHRPPSLVVAVLPPAGRELPLRWVPVEDAPTVPGVTWKTLTVHPLCSGQSPAAHGAQAFEALLLSPKDGTAPHPLVVCPHGGPHAVFDARWRPSMAALCRLGFAVLLVNYRGSLGFGQAGISSLLSHVGEQDVADTQLAVEQALSSEPLDPHRLALLAGSHGAFIALHLLSREPERYQACALRSPVSNLPVLLGTSDIPDWRYTSLGLPYSFERVPRAEDLATMLQRSPIAQAARVRRGRLGAGCRAQGAGHPPPAVPQVRTPVLLCVGARDRRVSPTQALELYRVLRAKGVPVRLLWYPEGGHALAGVETEADVFGNCARWLLRHLGQPQRDGTGRHSP; from the exons ATGCGGCGTGCCACGGCAGAGGGCGAACGCCGCCCAGCCACCCCGGGCGCGCTGGGCAGcgcagggcagctggagggctgGCGCCAGCTCGCGCATGCCTTGGCAGCCTGCCCGCTGCCGAGCGGTAGGCGCCGACGGCCTGGCACGGCGGAGCAAGGCCCCATGGCCTCGGGGACGGAGCGGGGTGCAGAG GCGGCCAGCGGCCCCGCCGCCTGCTACCGGGAGCTGAGCCGGTTCCCCGCCATCACCCGTGCCGCCCTTGGGGCCGCCGCGGGGGGACAGACCTTCCTGCTCTACACTG AGTGCAGCCGCCCCGACCTCCCCCGTCGCCGGCTCCTGCGCTTCAGCCGCCACTACAGCCTGCGGCGCACGGGCAGCGGCGACCTCGCCGTCAGTCGGGCAGCACTCAGCGCCGAGATCCACAACCA gCTCCTCAGCCAGGACTCACCCACGGGGCAGCACCGTGCTGTGCTCAGCCGCTGCCCACGACGGGGCCACGAGCTGCTGGAG gTGTGGGGCAGCAGTGGGCGCAGCCACAGTGTGGACCTCACGGCGCTGGGGAAGCACGGGGAGGTCTACACGGAGG GGCCCTTCGCCTGTCTGGCCTGGTCCCACTCGGAGACTCGGCTGCTCTACGTGGCCGAGAAGTGCCGGCCCAAACCGCGGCCCCCCTGCCCCTGGGATGTGCCGGGAGCAGCCAGGCCGGcggaggaggacgaggaggaggag TTCGTGTACCATGAGGACTGGGGGGAGGCGCTGAGTACCCGCAGCGTGCCCGTCCTCTGCGCCCTGGACCTGGAGGGCAGCAGCCTCTCGGTGCTGGAGGGCGTCCCGGAGCACCTCTCCCCTGGCCAG GCCCTGTGGTCCCCGGATGACCGCGGCGTGGTGTTCGTGGGCTGGTGGCACGAGCCCTTCCGCCTGGGGCTAAGCGCCTGCTCCAACAGGAG GTCGGGGATTTTCTACTTGGACCTGGCCGGTGGGCGCTGCG agctgctgtcaGCTGAGCATGGTGCCGCCTGCTCCCCACGGCTCAGCCCCGACGGCCGGCGCCTGCTCTACCTggaggggggtctgggggggcccCACCGGCAGTGCCTGCGCCTGCGCATG GGTGGGGAATGGGCTCGGCCCCCTAtccccctgcctcagtttccccggTGGGGCATGTCCCTGACCACCGGCTCTCCCCAGCTCACCTGGCAGACGAGGCAGACGGTGACGGTGCTTGACGTGGTGCAGGAGTCCACGGAGG CCTTCACCGGGCTCTATGGGGAGGCACTGCCACCACGGTGCTGGGCAGCTGACAGCCGGCGAGCCGTGCTGGGCACCCCGCAGCGGAGCCGCACG GACCTGCTGCTCGTGGACACAGAGGCGGCCACCGTCACCAACCTGACGGCAG GGTCACCAGAAGGGTGCTGGGAACTGCTCACCCTCCAGTGGGACCTGCTGGTGGCCACCTGCTCagccccccaccgccccccaaGCCTG GTGGTGGCGGTGCTGCCGCCGGCGGGCCGGGAGCTGCCCCTCCGCTGGGTGCCAGTGGAGGATGCCCCAACGGTGCCCGGTGTCACCTGGAAGACCCTGACAGTCCATCCACTCTGCAGCGGGCAGAGCCCCGCCGCACACG GTGCCCAGGCCTTTGAAGCCCTGCTGCTGAGCCCGAAGGACGGCACAGCACCGCATCCCCTCGTCGTGTGCCCCCACG GTGGACCCCACGCCGTCTTCGACGCCCGCTGGCGCCCGAGCATGGCCGCGCTGTGCCGGCTGGGCTTTGCCGTGCTCCTGG TGAACTACCGCGGATCCCTGGGTTTCGGCCAGGCTGGCATcagctccctgctctcccaCGTGGGTGAGCAGGACGTGGCGGACACCCAG CTGGCGGTGGAGCAGGCACTGAGCAGCGAGCCTCTGGACCCGCACCGCCTGGCCCTGCTGGCCGGCTCCCACGGTGCCTTCATCGCCCTCCACCTCCTCTCCCGCGAACCTGAGCGCTACCAAGCCTGTGCCCTGCGCAGCCCCGTCTCCAACCTGCCCGTGCTGCTGGGCACCTCCGATATCCCCGACTG GCGCTACACCTCCTTGGGGCTGCCCTACTCCTTTGAGCGGGTGCCCCGCGCCGAGGATCTGGCCACCATGCTGCAGCGCTCGCCCATCGCCCAGGCAGCCCGGGTAAGGCGGGGCAGACTGGGTGCGGGGTGCCGGGCgcagggtgctgggcacccACCGCCAGCTGTGCCACAGGTGCGGACGCCGGTGCTGCTGTGCGTGGGTGCCCGGGACCGGCGTGTCAGCCCCACGCAAGCGCTGGAGCTGTACCGGGTGCTGCGGGCCAAGGGGGTACCGGTGCG GCTGCTGTGGTACCCGGAGGGCGGCCACGCGCTGGCCGGCGTGGAGACGGAGGCCGACGTCTTCGGGAATTGCGCCCGCTGGCTCCTCCGAcacctggggcagccccagagGGACGGGACAGGCCGGCACAGCCCCTAG
- the LOC138681776 gene encoding acylamino-acid-releasing enzyme-like isoform X2: MRRATAEGERRPATPGALGSAGQLEGWRQLAHALAACPLPSGRRRRPGTAEQGPMASGTERGAEAASGPAACYRELSRFPAITRAALGAAAGGQTFLLYTECSRPDLPRRRLLRFSRHYSLRRTGSGDLAVSRAALSAEIHNQLLSQDSPTGQHRAVLSRCPRRGHELLEVWGSSGRSHSVDLTALGKHGEVYTEGPFACLAWSHSETRLLYVAEKCRPKPRPPCPWDVPGAARPAEEDEEEEGEQFVYHEDWGEALSTRSVPVLCALDLEGSSLSVLEGVPEHLSPGQALWSPDDRGVVFVGWWHEPFRLGLSACSNRRSGIFYLDLAGGRCELLSAEHGAACSPRLSPDGRRLLYLEGGLGGPHRQCLRLRMGGEWARPPIPLPQFPRWGMSLTTGSPQLTWQTRQTVTVLDVVQESTEAFTGLYGEALPPRCWAADSRRAVLGTPQRSRTDLLLVDTEAATVTNLTAGSPEGCWELLTLQWDLLVATCSAPHRPPSLVVAVLPPAGRELPLRWVPVEDAPTVPGVTWKTLTVHPLCSGQSPAAHGAQAFEALLLSPKDGTAPHPLVVCPHGGPHAVFDARWRPSMAALCRLGFAVLLVNYRGSLGFGQAGISSLLSHVGEQDVADTQLAVEQALSSEPLDPHRLALLAGSHGAFIALHLLSREPERYQACALRSPVSNLPVLLGTSDIPDWRYTSLGLPYSFERVPRAEDLATMLQRSPIAQAARVRTPVLLCVGARDRRVSPTQALELYRVLRAKGVPVRLLWYPEGGHALAGVETEADVFGNCARWLLRHLGQPQRDGTGRHSP, encoded by the exons ATGCGGCGTGCCACGGCAGAGGGCGAACGCCGCCCAGCCACCCCGGGCGCGCTGGGCAGcgcagggcagctggagggctgGCGCCAGCTCGCGCATGCCTTGGCAGCCTGCCCGCTGCCGAGCGGTAGGCGCCGACGGCCTGGCACGGCGGAGCAAGGCCCCATGGCCTCGGGGACGGAGCGGGGTGCAGAG GCGGCCAGCGGCCCCGCCGCCTGCTACCGGGAGCTGAGCCGGTTCCCCGCCATCACCCGTGCCGCCCTTGGGGCCGCCGCGGGGGGACAGACCTTCCTGCTCTACACTG AGTGCAGCCGCCCCGACCTCCCCCGTCGCCGGCTCCTGCGCTTCAGCCGCCACTACAGCCTGCGGCGCACGGGCAGCGGCGACCTCGCCGTCAGTCGGGCAGCACTCAGCGCCGAGATCCACAACCA gCTCCTCAGCCAGGACTCACCCACGGGGCAGCACCGTGCTGTGCTCAGCCGCTGCCCACGACGGGGCCACGAGCTGCTGGAG gTGTGGGGCAGCAGTGGGCGCAGCCACAGTGTGGACCTCACGGCGCTGGGGAAGCACGGGGAGGTCTACACGGAGG GGCCCTTCGCCTGTCTGGCCTGGTCCCACTCGGAGACTCGGCTGCTCTACGTGGCCGAGAAGTGCCGGCCCAAACCGCGGCCCCCCTGCCCCTGGGATGTGCCGGGAGCAGCCAGGCCGGcggaggaggacgaggaggaggag GGCGAGCAGTTCGTGTACCATGAGGACTGGGGGGAGGCGCTGAGTACCCGCAGCGTGCCCGTCCTCTGCGCCCTGGACCTGGAGGGCAGCAGCCTCTCGGTGCTGGAGGGCGTCCCGGAGCACCTCTCCCCTGGCCAG GCCCTGTGGTCCCCGGATGACCGCGGCGTGGTGTTCGTGGGCTGGTGGCACGAGCCCTTCCGCCTGGGGCTAAGCGCCTGCTCCAACAGGAG GTCGGGGATTTTCTACTTGGACCTGGCCGGTGGGCGCTGCG agctgctgtcaGCTGAGCATGGTGCCGCCTGCTCCCCACGGCTCAGCCCCGACGGCCGGCGCCTGCTCTACCTggaggggggtctgggggggcccCACCGGCAGTGCCTGCGCCTGCGCATG GGTGGGGAATGGGCTCGGCCCCCTAtccccctgcctcagtttccccggTGGGGCATGTCCCTGACCACCGGCTCTCCCCAGCTCACCTGGCAGACGAGGCAGACGGTGACGGTGCTTGACGTGGTGCAGGAGTCCACGGAGG CCTTCACCGGGCTCTATGGGGAGGCACTGCCACCACGGTGCTGGGCAGCTGACAGCCGGCGAGCCGTGCTGGGCACCCCGCAGCGGAGCCGCACG GACCTGCTGCTCGTGGACACAGAGGCGGCCACCGTCACCAACCTGACGGCAG GGTCACCAGAAGGGTGCTGGGAACTGCTCACCCTCCAGTGGGACCTGCTGGTGGCCACCTGCTCagccccccaccgccccccaaGCCTG GTGGTGGCGGTGCTGCCGCCGGCGGGCCGGGAGCTGCCCCTCCGCTGGGTGCCAGTGGAGGATGCCCCAACGGTGCCCGGTGTCACCTGGAAGACCCTGACAGTCCATCCACTCTGCAGCGGGCAGAGCCCCGCCGCACACG GTGCCCAGGCCTTTGAAGCCCTGCTGCTGAGCCCGAAGGACGGCACAGCACCGCATCCCCTCGTCGTGTGCCCCCACG GTGGACCCCACGCCGTCTTCGACGCCCGCTGGCGCCCGAGCATGGCCGCGCTGTGCCGGCTGGGCTTTGCCGTGCTCCTGG TGAACTACCGCGGATCCCTGGGTTTCGGCCAGGCTGGCATcagctccctgctctcccaCGTGGGTGAGCAGGACGTGGCGGACACCCAG CTGGCGGTGGAGCAGGCACTGAGCAGCGAGCCTCTGGACCCGCACCGCCTGGCCCTGCTGGCCGGCTCCCACGGTGCCTTCATCGCCCTCCACCTCCTCTCCCGCGAACCTGAGCGCTACCAAGCCTGTGCCCTGCGCAGCCCCGTCTCCAACCTGCCCGTGCTGCTGGGCACCTCCGATATCCCCGACTG GCGCTACACCTCCTTGGGGCTGCCCTACTCCTTTGAGCGGGTGCCCCGCGCCGAGGATCTGGCCACCATGCTGCAGCGCTCGCCCATCGCCCAGGCAGCCCGG GTGCGGACGCCGGTGCTGCTGTGCGTGGGTGCCCGGGACCGGCGTGTCAGCCCCACGCAAGCGCTGGAGCTGTACCGGGTGCTGCGGGCCAAGGGGGTACCGGTGCG GCTGCTGTGGTACCCGGAGGGCGGCCACGCGCTGGCCGGCGTGGAGACGGAGGCCGACGTCTTCGGGAATTGCGCCCGCTGGCTCCTCCGAcacctggggcagccccagagGGACGGGACAGGCCGGCACAGCCCCTAG